A single genomic interval of Natator depressus isolate rNatDep1 chromosome 14, rNatDep2.hap1, whole genome shotgun sequence harbors:
- the LOC141998422 gene encoding uncharacterized protein LOC141998422 isoform X1: MNPAADGLEHENEETNPWQGGPERAEPCGAFSGRSKGIASQRGKAVESRRRSGRQHPAKQEDKPACHQRALKGPQDSNTVTAEKPYKCSVCGRSFSQSSNLLTHQRLHTGERPYKCTSCGKSFNTSSALIVHRRTHTGEKSYRCPDCGRSFSEGSVLIKHWRTHTGEKPYKCAHCEKGFSQSSNLHAHQRVHTGERPYHCTDCGKHFSTSSNLSAHQRVHTGERPYKCPECGRSFSQQSNLISHQRTHLEEKSHLCPDCGEGFGTSAQLLTHRRSHAGDRPYKCPDCEKSFPSRSALITHQRTHTGEKPYKCPDCQRGFTRRSDLNKHRRVHTGERPFRCASCGKSFSQSSHLITHKRLHEDAKPYKGSMSTTPMVLQEEDPGKDTQSRGSIGQSSAETSDGEAHLAGKPHQCPDCGERFDASSELNVHQRMHREEKSRLRANAVERLSGTNHNAREGADQEEEADLGKRLKVSPAPPNTHPKTPLEEAFSPCVNTQQSPQPTSSNVSARQRAHTEGESFPCAGMEQSPVPAARQAEPRGRKARSDLSLAPSRCPAVKPFRCSECGKSFSQSSNLIKHQRTHTGERPYTCAVCKRNFNTSSTLIVHRRTHTGEKSYQCPDCGRSFRDSSVLIKHQRIHTGEKPYKCSHCGKGFAQSSNLHAHQRTHTGERPYHCPDCGRGFSQRSNLITHQRTHTEEKSYLCPDCGVGFGSRPALVTHQRAHAEGRPHQCSDCQRSFARRSDLVKHWRTHTGERPYLCPQCGRSFSQSSHLVVHQRSHLPEKPYKCTDCGKSFSTSSHLLAHQGTHTA; this comes from the coding sequence CAGCTGATGGGCTCGAGCATGAGAATGAAGAGACGAATCCCTGGCAGGGAGGTCCAGAGCGTGCAGAACCATGCGGGGCATTCTCGGGAAGATCCAAAGGGATTGCTTCTCAGCGGGGGAAAGCTGTGGAGAGTCGGCGCAGGTCAGGGAGGCAGCACCCAGCGAAGCAAGAGGATAAACCCGCCTGCCATCAGAGAGCTCTCAAGGGACCCCAAGACAGCAACACGGTCACCGccgagaaaccctataaatgtaGCGTGTGCGGCAGAAGCTTCTCTCAGAGCTCCAACCTCCTGACTCACCAGAGGCTGCACACGGgtgagagaccctataaatgcaccagctgtgggaaaagcttcaacaCCAGCTCGGCCCTCATTGTGCACCGCCGGACCCACACCGGGGAGAAATCCTACCGCTGTCCTGACTGCGGGCGGAGCTTCAGTGAGGGCTCGGTGCTGATCAAGCACTGGCGGACCCACACGGGTGAGAAGCCCTACAAGTGCGCCCACTGCGAGAAaggcttcagccagagctccaaCCTGCACGCCCACCAGCGGgtccacaccggggagcggccctaccACTGCACCGACTGCGGGAAACACTTCAGCACCAGCTCCAACCTCAGCGCCCACCAGCGGGTCCACACTGGGGAGCGACCCTACAAATGCCCTGAGTGCGGGCGGAGCTTCAGCCAGCAATCCAACCTGATCTCCCACCAGAGGACCCACCTGGAGGAGAAATCCCACCTGTGCCCCGACTGCGGAGAAGGCTTCGGCACCAGTGCCCAGCTCCTGACCCATCGGAGGAGCCACGCAGGCGACAGGCCTTATAAATGTCCTGACTGCGAGAAAAGCTTCCCCAGCCGCTCCGCCCTCATCACCCATCAGAGGACCCACACAGGAGAAAAACCCTACAAATGTCCTGATTGCCAGCGGGGCTTCACCCGGCGCTCGGACCTCAATAAGCACCGCCGGGTCCACACGGGGGAGAGACCCTTTAGGTGTGCCagctgtgggaaaagcttcagccagagctcccacCTCATTACCCATAAGAGACTCCATGAGGATGCAAAGCCCTATAAAGGCAGCATGAGCACCACGCCGATGGTCCTCCAGGAAGAGGATCCCGGTAAAGATACTCAGAGCAGGGGAAGCATCGGCCAGAGCTCGGCAGAGACCAGCGATGGGGAAGCCCACCTGGCGGGGAAGCCCCATCAATGCCCTGACTGCGGGGAAAGGTTTGATGCCAGCTCTGAGCTCAATGTGCATCAGCGAATGCACCGAGAGGAGAAATCTCGTCTGCGTGCTAACGCTGTGGAAAGGTTGAGTGGCACCAATCACAATGCACGAGAAGGAGCTGACCAAGAGGAGGAAGCTGATCTGGGGAAAAGATTGAAGGtgagcccagcaccccccaataCACATCCCAAAACCCCACTGGAGGAGGCGTTCTCTCCATGTGTTAACACTCAGCAAAGTCCCCAACCCACCAGCTCCAACGTCAGTGCACGTCAGAGAGCCCACACAGAGGGGGAATCCTTCCCATGCGCTGGTATGGAGCAGAGCCCAGTGCCGGCTGCCCGCCAGGCAGAGCCAAGGGGCCGCAAGGCACGTTCTGATCTGAGCTTGGCCCCTTCGCGCTGTCCAGCGGTGAAGCCCTTCAGGTGCTCCGAatgcgggaagagcttcagccagagctccaaCCTGATCAAACACCAGCGGACCCACACGGGGGAGCGGCCCTACACCTGCGCCGTCTGCAAGCGGAATTTCAACACCAGCTCGACGCTGATCGTGCACCGCCGGACCCACACCGGGGAAAAATCCTACCAGTGCCCCGACTGCGGGCGCAGCTTCCGGGACAGCTCAGTGCTGATCAAACACCAGaggatccacacgggagagaaacctTACAAATGCTCCCACTGCGGGAAAGGCTTTGCCCAGAGCTCCAACCTTCATGCCCACCAGAGGAcgcacactggggagcggccCTACCACTGCCCTGACTGTGGGCGGGGCTTCAGCCAGCGCTCCAACCTCATCACCCACCAGAGGACCCACACGGAGGAGAAATCCTACCTCTGCCCTGACTGCGGGGTTGGCTTCGGTTCCCGCCCGGCCCTGGTGACCCATCAGAGGGCCCACGCGGAGGGCAGGCCCCACCAATGCTCCGACTGCCAGAGGAGCTTCGCCCGGCGCTCGGACCTCGTTAAGCACTGGCGgacccacacgggagagagaccctaccTGTGCCCCCAGTGCGGGAGaagcttcagccagagctcccacCTGGTGGTCCATCAGCGATCGCACCTGCCAGAGAAGCCTTACAAATGCaccgactgtgggaaaagcttcagcacCAGTTCTCACCTCCTTGCCCACCAAGGGACCCACACGGCATAG
- the LOC141998422 gene encoding uncharacterized protein LOC141998422 isoform X2 — protein sequence MNPADGLEHENEETNPWQGGPERAEPCGAFSGRSKGIASQRGKAVESRRRSGRQHPAKQEDKPACHQRALKGPQDSNTVTAEKPYKCSVCGRSFSQSSNLLTHQRLHTGERPYKCTSCGKSFNTSSALIVHRRTHTGEKSYRCPDCGRSFSEGSVLIKHWRTHTGEKPYKCAHCEKGFSQSSNLHAHQRVHTGERPYHCTDCGKHFSTSSNLSAHQRVHTGERPYKCPECGRSFSQQSNLISHQRTHLEEKSHLCPDCGEGFGTSAQLLTHRRSHAGDRPYKCPDCEKSFPSRSALITHQRTHTGEKPYKCPDCQRGFTRRSDLNKHRRVHTGERPFRCASCGKSFSQSSHLITHKRLHEDAKPYKGSMSTTPMVLQEEDPGKDTQSRGSIGQSSAETSDGEAHLAGKPHQCPDCGERFDASSELNVHQRMHREEKSRLRANAVERLSGTNHNAREGADQEEEADLGKRLKVSPAPPNTHPKTPLEEAFSPCVNTQQSPQPTSSNVSARQRAHTEGESFPCAGMEQSPVPAARQAEPRGRKARSDLSLAPSRCPAVKPFRCSECGKSFSQSSNLIKHQRTHTGERPYTCAVCKRNFNTSSTLIVHRRTHTGEKSYQCPDCGRSFRDSSVLIKHQRIHTGEKPYKCSHCGKGFAQSSNLHAHQRTHTGERPYHCPDCGRGFSQRSNLITHQRTHTEEKSYLCPDCGVGFGSRPALVTHQRAHAEGRPHQCSDCQRSFARRSDLVKHWRTHTGERPYLCPQCGRSFSQSSHLVVHQRSHLPEKPYKCTDCGKSFSTSSHLLAHQGTHTA from the coding sequence CTGATGGGCTCGAGCATGAGAATGAAGAGACGAATCCCTGGCAGGGAGGTCCAGAGCGTGCAGAACCATGCGGGGCATTCTCGGGAAGATCCAAAGGGATTGCTTCTCAGCGGGGGAAAGCTGTGGAGAGTCGGCGCAGGTCAGGGAGGCAGCACCCAGCGAAGCAAGAGGATAAACCCGCCTGCCATCAGAGAGCTCTCAAGGGACCCCAAGACAGCAACACGGTCACCGccgagaaaccctataaatgtaGCGTGTGCGGCAGAAGCTTCTCTCAGAGCTCCAACCTCCTGACTCACCAGAGGCTGCACACGGgtgagagaccctataaatgcaccagctgtgggaaaagcttcaacaCCAGCTCGGCCCTCATTGTGCACCGCCGGACCCACACCGGGGAGAAATCCTACCGCTGTCCTGACTGCGGGCGGAGCTTCAGTGAGGGCTCGGTGCTGATCAAGCACTGGCGGACCCACACGGGTGAGAAGCCCTACAAGTGCGCCCACTGCGAGAAaggcttcagccagagctccaaCCTGCACGCCCACCAGCGGgtccacaccggggagcggccctaccACTGCACCGACTGCGGGAAACACTTCAGCACCAGCTCCAACCTCAGCGCCCACCAGCGGGTCCACACTGGGGAGCGACCCTACAAATGCCCTGAGTGCGGGCGGAGCTTCAGCCAGCAATCCAACCTGATCTCCCACCAGAGGACCCACCTGGAGGAGAAATCCCACCTGTGCCCCGACTGCGGAGAAGGCTTCGGCACCAGTGCCCAGCTCCTGACCCATCGGAGGAGCCACGCAGGCGACAGGCCTTATAAATGTCCTGACTGCGAGAAAAGCTTCCCCAGCCGCTCCGCCCTCATCACCCATCAGAGGACCCACACAGGAGAAAAACCCTACAAATGTCCTGATTGCCAGCGGGGCTTCACCCGGCGCTCGGACCTCAATAAGCACCGCCGGGTCCACACGGGGGAGAGACCCTTTAGGTGTGCCagctgtgggaaaagcttcagccagagctcccacCTCATTACCCATAAGAGACTCCATGAGGATGCAAAGCCCTATAAAGGCAGCATGAGCACCACGCCGATGGTCCTCCAGGAAGAGGATCCCGGTAAAGATACTCAGAGCAGGGGAAGCATCGGCCAGAGCTCGGCAGAGACCAGCGATGGGGAAGCCCACCTGGCGGGGAAGCCCCATCAATGCCCTGACTGCGGGGAAAGGTTTGATGCCAGCTCTGAGCTCAATGTGCATCAGCGAATGCACCGAGAGGAGAAATCTCGTCTGCGTGCTAACGCTGTGGAAAGGTTGAGTGGCACCAATCACAATGCACGAGAAGGAGCTGACCAAGAGGAGGAAGCTGATCTGGGGAAAAGATTGAAGGtgagcccagcaccccccaataCACATCCCAAAACCCCACTGGAGGAGGCGTTCTCTCCATGTGTTAACACTCAGCAAAGTCCCCAACCCACCAGCTCCAACGTCAGTGCACGTCAGAGAGCCCACACAGAGGGGGAATCCTTCCCATGCGCTGGTATGGAGCAGAGCCCAGTGCCGGCTGCCCGCCAGGCAGAGCCAAGGGGCCGCAAGGCACGTTCTGATCTGAGCTTGGCCCCTTCGCGCTGTCCAGCGGTGAAGCCCTTCAGGTGCTCCGAatgcgggaagagcttcagccagagctccaaCCTGATCAAACACCAGCGGACCCACACGGGGGAGCGGCCCTACACCTGCGCCGTCTGCAAGCGGAATTTCAACACCAGCTCGACGCTGATCGTGCACCGCCGGACCCACACCGGGGAAAAATCCTACCAGTGCCCCGACTGCGGGCGCAGCTTCCGGGACAGCTCAGTGCTGATCAAACACCAGaggatccacacgggagagaaacctTACAAATGCTCCCACTGCGGGAAAGGCTTTGCCCAGAGCTCCAACCTTCATGCCCACCAGAGGAcgcacactggggagcggccCTACCACTGCCCTGACTGTGGGCGGGGCTTCAGCCAGCGCTCCAACCTCATCACCCACCAGAGGACCCACACGGAGGAGAAATCCTACCTCTGCCCTGACTGCGGGGTTGGCTTCGGTTCCCGCCCGGCCCTGGTGACCCATCAGAGGGCCCACGCGGAGGGCAGGCCCCACCAATGCTCCGACTGCCAGAGGAGCTTCGCCCGGCGCTCGGACCTCGTTAAGCACTGGCGgacccacacgggagagagaccctaccTGTGCCCCCAGTGCGGGAGaagcttcagccagagctcccacCTGGTGGTCCATCAGCGATCGCACCTGCCAGAGAAGCCTTACAAATGCaccgactgtgggaaaagcttcagcacCAGTTCTCACCTCCTTGCCCACCAAGGGACCCACACGGCATAG